A window of Mucilaginibacter paludis DSM 18603 contains these coding sequences:
- a CDS encoding NAD-dependent epimerase/dehydratase family protein, whose translation MSKILVIGACGQIGTELTAALRLKYGQDQVLAADVRPLADTPFDSPPYVQLNFMDKMELRTLVLKEKIGVVYHLAAMLSASGEKQPLVAWDLNMKGLLNVLDIAKSDQLKVFWPSSIAVFGPTGPKAFSPQHAITEPTTAYGISKVAGELWCRYYFDQYGVDVRSIRYPGLISYAALPGGGTTDYAVDIFHQALKYRQYTSFIKAHTALPMMYMADAVRATLELMDARAEKLTVRTGYNVHALSFTPEQLAMEIERHLPTFKMFYKPDSRQLIADSWPTSVDDRHARNDWGWQPEYDLSAMVTDMLTHLKQKLQYTGA comes from the coding sequence ATGAGCAAGATATTAGTGATTGGCGCTTGCGGGCAAATTGGGACGGAACTAACAGCGGCGCTTCGGTTGAAGTATGGCCAGGATCAGGTGTTGGCGGCGGATGTTCGCCCCTTGGCTGATACACCGTTTGATAGCCCGCCTTATGTTCAGCTTAACTTCATGGATAAGATGGAGTTGCGGACGCTGGTGCTGAAGGAAAAGATCGGGGTGGTTTATCATTTGGCAGCGATGTTATCCGCCAGCGGTGAGAAACAGCCATTGGTTGCCTGGGATTTAAACATGAAGGGCTTATTAAATGTATTGGACATTGCCAAATCGGATCAGTTGAAAGTGTTTTGGCCGAGCAGCATTGCGGTGTTTGGGCCGACTGGTCCCAAAGCATTTAGTCCGCAACATGCGATCACGGAGCCAACGACCGCTTACGGGATCAGTAAAGTTGCCGGAGAACTTTGGTGCCGGTATTATTTTGATCAATACGGCGTTGATGTGCGCAGCATCCGCTATCCCGGATTGATCAGTTATGCTGCGCTTCCGGGTGGCGGAACCACCGACTACGCCGTTGATATTTTTCACCAGGCATTGAAATACCGCCAGTACACCAGCTTTATTAAAGCACACACGGCTTTACCGATGATGTACATGGCCGATGCGGTTCGGGCAACGCTGGAACTAATGGATGCTCGGGCAGAAAAATTAACGGTAAGGACGGGCTATAATGTTCACGCTTTGAGTTTTACACCGGAGCAACTGGCTATGGAAATCGAAAGACACCTGCCAACATTTAAAATGTTTTATAAACCTGATTCCAGGCAGTTGATCGCCGATAGCTGGCCGACGAGTGTCGATGACCGTCACGCGCGGAACGACTGGGGTTGGCAACCTGAATATGATTTAAGCGCCATGGTGACGGATATGCTGACGCACCTCAAACAAAAATTGCAATACACAGGAGCCTAA
- a CDS encoding family 78 glycoside hydrolase catalytic domain, translated as MRSTLSKAILVFAVSASLKVNGQVKTVPFAKAQWISPSHQEDTVNRPCPIFIKTWNSIKQIKSAKLYITALGLYEAAINNTKVGAAYFTPGFTSYDKRLQYQKYEVSDLIRDGKNKISVAVADGWYRGVFGGKMEQNNYGNEAGLLLQLEVIFTDGTQQIISSNDSWRCGSGVTRHADFYGGEIKDTRLTQVMNASPVKYLTPQKFSLAPATAEPVTVHELFKPKEVSPSQVIDFGQNLAGFVRLKVQGKAGDTVKVYHAELLESTCNLWTGNLRDAKAEDVYVLNGKEQVLEPHFTYHGFRYAKVVGMKVNKNNCTAVALYSNIKPAGTFSCSNPMINQLQYNILWSMKSNFMDIPTDCPQRSERLGWTGDAQVFSRTAALNANVLNFYSKYLQDLATDQGKNGGLPNIVPDVYTHALANKKGVAGWGDASTIIPITLYNIYGDKSVLRRQYSSMKAWVNFIKKQSPDNLWEVNGYGDWYALGDSTSLHYIDQCFYIHSTENLIKAASVLHRESDVKAYIALLKNIKAAYTEAYGHFDTKATQTQTAYVLALAFDLLPEEQRPKIAALLAQKIKDNGIKLATGFLGTPYLLPVLSKFGYSDLAYQLLLQPECPSWLYPITKGATTIWERWDAIRPDGSVQETSYNHFSYGAVGQWFYENIAGIQATSPGYKTIHIKPEIGGNLTWAKATYKSQYGLIKSSWRLKGKQVILNVSIPKNTSAIVYLPGKDSIKVGPGNYQFNGMVTTPGDNDGPYISYSGKSILIRSVNNEKVTINSLPVTTKAKTTINIHFNAHPSWDFNCKLKPSLNNEPDQYDKVNKLFVVSDIEGEFEAFRGLLIGNNIIDSHYNWIFGKGQLVICGDLFDRGKDVIPYLWLLYKLEQDAKVKGGYVHTILGNHDIMNLSGDYRYVDQKYFTTAEHLKQPYSELFSANTELGRWLRTKNIVEKIGDRLFLHAGISPEINALKMPLAQLNGSCRLFYDRLRKELPENLAPLFGKNGPFWYRGYFMAPRASNTTIDSTLAFYGCKQIIVGHSILARNIAMYYGGKVIGIDVNEHEGKRAGLFISHNQCYITDDRGHRMKLVYKKENDAIKPEDIL; from the coding sequence ATGCGGAGTACTTTATCTAAAGCCATTCTTGTATTTGCAGTTAGTGCTTCATTAAAAGTAAATGGGCAGGTAAAAACTGTTCCTTTCGCAAAAGCACAATGGATCAGCCCTTCCCACCAGGAAGATACAGTGAACAGGCCTTGCCCGATCTTCATTAAGACATGGAATAGCATAAAGCAAATCAAATCAGCAAAGTTGTACATAACAGCTTTAGGCCTTTATGAAGCAGCGATCAATAATACTAAAGTTGGAGCTGCCTATTTCACCCCTGGTTTTACGAGTTATGATAAACGGTTGCAATACCAAAAATATGAGGTGAGCGATCTGATAAGGGACGGTAAGAATAAGATCAGTGTTGCAGTTGCGGATGGCTGGTACCGTGGCGTTTTTGGGGGCAAGATGGAGCAGAATAATTATGGCAATGAAGCCGGTTTACTATTGCAGTTAGAAGTCATTTTTACAGATGGTACCCAACAAATTATTAGTTCCAATGACAGTTGGCGTTGCGGCAGTGGCGTTACGCGCCATGCGGATTTTTACGGTGGCGAAATAAAAGATACCAGGTTAACTCAAGTGATGAACGCATCGCCCGTAAAATACCTGACGCCGCAAAAGTTCAGTTTAGCACCTGCTACAGCAGAACCAGTGACTGTTCATGAATTATTCAAACCAAAGGAGGTGTCACCGAGCCAAGTAATCGATTTCGGCCAAAACCTCGCCGGTTTTGTACGTCTGAAGGTCCAAGGCAAAGCCGGGGATACGGTCAAAGTTTACCATGCAGAATTGCTGGAAAGTACGTGTAATTTATGGACGGGCAACCTGCGGGATGCTAAAGCAGAAGATGTTTATGTGCTGAATGGAAAAGAGCAGGTATTAGAGCCGCATTTTACCTATCACGGATTTCGCTATGCGAAGGTGGTCGGCATGAAAGTCAATAAAAATAATTGCACGGCTGTAGCGCTCTATTCAAACATCAAGCCAGCGGGAACTTTTAGTTGCTCCAACCCGATGATCAACCAGTTGCAGTATAATATCCTTTGGAGCATGAAAAGCAATTTCATGGATATCCCGACCGATTGCCCGCAAAGAAGCGAGCGCCTCGGCTGGACGGGTGATGCACAGGTGTTTAGCCGGACTGCGGCGTTAAATGCCAATGTGCTGAATTTCTACAGCAAATATCTACAGGACCTTGCAACCGACCAGGGCAAGAACGGCGGATTGCCAAATATTGTTCCGGATGTCTATACGCATGCGCTTGCCAATAAAAAAGGCGTAGCTGGCTGGGGAGATGCCTCTACTATTATACCCATAACCCTTTATAATATCTATGGCGATAAAAGTGTATTGCGAAGACAATACAGTTCCATGAAAGCCTGGGTAAATTTTATTAAGAAACAAAGCCCCGACAATCTTTGGGAAGTAAATGGATATGGGGATTGGTATGCTTTAGGCGATTCTACCAGTCTTCATTACATAGACCAATGCTTTTATATCCACTCCACGGAAAACCTGATCAAAGCAGCAAGCGTCTTACATCGTGAAAGTGATGTAAAAGCTTATATCGCATTACTGAAAAATATAAAAGCGGCTTATACAGAAGCCTATGGGCATTTCGATACCAAAGCTACCCAAACCCAAACGGCTTATGTACTTGCACTGGCCTTTGACTTATTACCAGAAGAACAACGGCCAAAGATCGCTGCCTTATTAGCCCAAAAGATAAAGGATAATGGTATTAAACTGGCGACCGGTTTTTTGGGAACGCCTTATCTGCTCCCTGTACTCAGCAAATTTGGCTATAGCGACCTTGCCTATCAATTACTCTTACAGCCAGAGTGCCCTAGCTGGCTTTATCCTATAACTAAAGGTGCGACAACCATCTGGGAACGCTGGGACGCGATCCGACCTGATGGTAGTGTACAGGAAACATCTTACAATCATTTTTCTTACGGGGCAGTTGGACAATGGTTTTACGAAAACATTGCCGGGATTCAAGCCACATCACCGGGCTATAAAACTATTCACATCAAACCGGAGATCGGCGGAAACCTGACCTGGGCTAAAGCCACGTACAAAAGTCAATATGGTTTGATCAAATCCTCCTGGCGGCTAAAAGGCAAACAAGTCATTTTAAATGTTAGTATTCCAAAGAACACAAGTGCCATCGTTTATTTACCCGGAAAAGACAGTATCAAAGTCGGACCAGGTAATTACCAGTTTAACGGAATGGTTACTACTCCAGGAGACAATGACGGCCCTTATATATCTTATTCCGGTAAAAGCATTTTGATCAGATCGGTAAACAATGAAAAGGTAACAATCAATAGTTTGCCGGTAACAACGAAAGCAAAAACCACCATCAACATTCATTTTAATGCCCATCCATCCTGGGATTTTAACTGTAAACTGAAGCCAAGCTTGAACAATGAACCCGACCAATACGACAAGGTAAATAAACTGTTTGTGGTGTCAGATATCGAAGGCGAGTTTGAAGCTTTTCGCGGTTTGCTGATAGGTAACAACATAATCGACAGTCATTACAACTGGATCTTTGGTAAGGGCCAGTTGGTGATTTGCGGTGACCTGTTTGACCGGGGCAAAGACGTAATTCCCTATTTATGGCTGCTTTATAAGTTGGAACAGGACGCTAAAGTTAAAGGCGGATATGTGCATACAATCTTAGGTAACCATGATATTATGAACCTTAGCGGGGATTACCGTTACGTAGACCAAAAGTATTTCACCACAGCGGAGCATTTAAAGCAACCCTATTCGGAACTCTTTTCTGCAAATACGGAATTAGGCCGCTGGCTCCGGACGAAAAATATTGTCGAAAAGATCGGTGACCGGCTTTTTCTTCATGCGGGCATTTCACCAGAGATCAATGCCTTGAAAATGCCGTTGGCACAACTCAATGGCTCATGCAGGCTATTTTATGATCGGTTGCGGAAAGAACTGCCGGAAAACTTAGCTCCGCTCTTTGGTAAAAACGGACCGTTCTGGTACCGGGGTTACTTTATGGCACCAAGGGCAAGCAATACCACCATTGACAGTACCCTGGCGTTTTATGGGTGTAAACAGATCATTGTCGGTCATTCCATCCTGGCACGGAATATTGCCATGTATTACGGCGGGAAAGTTATAGGCATTGATGTAAACGAACATGAAGGCAAACGCGCGGGCTTGTTCATCAGCCATAACCAATGTTATATCACTGATGACCGGGGCCACCGAATGAAGCTGGTTTATAAAAAAGAAAATGACGCAATTAAACCGGAGGATATTTTATAG